CCAAATCGCTTGGAAAGCTTTGTCCAACCAAATTCAATATTCGTGCagaaaaattatgaatAGTGACCTTTCTTCTTTTAAACATATAGGTGAATTGAAAAGTTTAGAAAAGAGAGCAGCAATAGCCACAGCAGAAGAAATGAAGAAAAGAGCAGAAAAGctgaaaaaaaaaagaagaagaagagCATGGTTATGTTGTGGGGGTGGAGATAACGAAAAAGTTGAACTACAACAAGATTCAGTAGANNNNNNNAGAAGAAGAAGAGCGTGGTTATGTTGTGGGGGTGGAGATAACGAAAAAGTTGAACTACAACAAGATTCAGTAGAAGAAGTTGGAGAACAACgaataaatgaatatgGTGATATATTGCCATCTTTAAAAGCTAGTATTAAAAATTCAGCAGTTAACTTTTATGATACCGTAAAGGATGGTGAATATTTGGATGATGATTCATCAGATGCTCTTTATACAGATGAAGATTTGTTGTTTGATTTGGAAAAACAGAAATATGCTGATATGTTATCTGCATCTGAAGAAGATTCTGTTGATGAAAATGAGGAAGAAGGATCTGTTGATGAAAATGAGGAAGAACAAACTGTTGATGAAAATGAGGAAGAACCAACTGTTGATGAAAATGTAGAAGAACAAACTGTTGATGAAAATGTAGAAGAACAAACTGTTGATGAAAATGTAGAAGAACAAACTGTTGATGAAAATGTAGAAGAACAAACTGTTGATGAAAATGTAGAAGAACAAACTGTTGATGAAAATGTAGAAGAACAAACTGTTGATGAAAGTCAAGTACAAGAAGAAATATCTACTATTCAAGAAAATATAGAAGAAGCTGTTAGTGAAGTTCAACAAGATTCAGAAGTAGCTCCAACAATTGAAATACCCGATACATTATATTACGATGTATTAGGTGTTGGTGTTAATGCTGATATGAACGAAATTGCTGAACGTTATTTTAAGTTAGCTGATGTGTACTATGAAAATCAAAAATCAGATCTTTCTGATTTCCACAACTTTAGAAAAGTCAACGAAGCCTATCAAATTTTATCAGatatagataaaaaaaaatggtaCAATAAATACGGATATGATGGAATAAAAAACGTGAACTTTATTAATCCATCATTGTTTTACTTTTTATCTAGTTTAGACAgatttaattattttacCGGAACACCCAAACTAGTAACTCTTTTGAGATTCGTTTTTGAAAAGAGATTATCTATGAATGATTTTGAGAATAAAAGTAaacatttattaaaatttttagAAGAATATCAAAAAGAAAGAGAAGCACATGTATCTGAAtctttattaaatattatacaacCATATATAGATGGCAATGCAGAATGGAATCTACCAATTATAGAAAAACTTGAAGGTGTAATGAGATCTCACTTTGCTAAACCAATATTAGAATCTTTAAGATGGACATTTAAACATGTTGCTAAAAGCCATTTGAAAAAATCCAAGAAATCAATTAAGAAACTTAAAGATGGATCGCAGAATAATAGAAAGGAattatcaaatataaatgataatcTAATGAGTAcattgaaaaaatatttagGAACTAGTGAACAAATAAATTCaataatatacaatttAGAAAACACCAATTCTAATGTTGATACTAACAACAAATCAATCAATATTTCAGACCTAAGTGAAAAAGATCAGACGAAAATATTAGAAACAATTGTTGGTAATATAGTAGATATTTCCACTGCTGATATAGAGAAGACAGTTTTTAATGCCGCTGAACACATATTGAAAGATTCATCAGTAGATGAAAAAACTATTACAAATAGAGCTAAATcattaaaagaattatcAGACATTATGGAGAAATTTGCAGGTAATAAAAAAGGCGCGATCAAAgcaaaaaaatatgatacCAGAGatattgtaaaaaatattattcatgGAATAAACACAGTTAAAGCAGAGCaagaaaaggaaatatCAAATGCAAATGTAGAAGAAAATGTAGAAGAAAATGTTGAAGAAAATGTTGAAGAAAATGTTGAAGAAAATGTAGAAGAAAATGTAGAAGAAAATGTAGAAGAAAATGTAGAAGAAAATGTAGAAGAAAATGTAGAAGAAAATGTAGAAGAAAATGTAGAAGAAAATGTAGAAGAAAGTGTTGAAGGAAATGTAGAAGAAAGTGTTGAAGGAAATGTAGAAGATGTAGAAGAAATACCAGAAGAACACAATGAACAATATgatgaataaaataaaaaatatatattaaagatttaatttttataaacgAAATAATACTAAATGAACTATATCTCtttatgaaaatgaaatatttaaaacaagatatataaaaaagaaatgtgtttttttttttttttttttttttttttttttttttttttttttttttttttttaaattttttttaaaaatttatttttttttttttttttttNNNNNNNNNNNNNNNNNNNNNNNNNNNNNNNNNNNNNNNNNNNNNNNNNNNNNNNNNNNNNNNNNNNNNNNNNNNNNNNNNNNNNNNNNNNNNNNNNNNNNNNNNNNNNNNNNNNNNNNNNNNNNNNNNNNNNNNNNNNNNNNNNNNNNNNNNNNNNNNNNNNNNNNNNNNNNNNNNNNNNNNNNNNNNNNNNNNNNNNNNNNNNNNNNNNNNNNNNNNNNNNNNNNNNNNNNNNNNNNNNNNNNNNNNNNNNNNNNNNNNNNNNNNNNNNNNNNNNNNNNNNNNNNNNNNNNNNNNNNNaaaaaaaaaaaaaaaaaaaaaataaaaataaaaaaaaaaaaaaaaaaaaaaaaaaaaaaatatttttattaaaattaaatatttaaaaaaaaaaataaaaaaaaaaaattttttttttttttttttttttttttttttttccttgCATGAATGtatttgttattttaaattttgtttacatatttatttcttttaatttgctatatgatatatatatgtcaattattttgtaatttatattttttatattctttttattttttttttttccatataaTTTGTATTGTGTATTTGTCTTTTAATgttttcatattttatttgtcttatttttttttataattaaaaaaaaaaaaaaaaaaaaaattataaatataaatgaataaagaactttttttataagaacatatataaatagaaaaaaGACTTAATAATAGTTTTCTtctaaataaaaaaatattccgtttattttttttttactgtttttttttttaaataaaaaaaaaataatatcaaataaaaataatatcttttattattgtaatttgcaaaataataaatatattaattctAGTATGATCctattaaaatttttctACCTCAAGAATCATTCCTCAGTATAGAGAAAcaattaaaataaattcatataaaataatatataatataatatatgtattaaaaattaatattttggAACTAcatgttttaaaaaataattaaattcatattaaattaaaattatttctaaacaaaattttttcccgtaaatatatacgtatattttatgttaaAAGTATATTACTGATAcaataaattattatatattacaaaataaatataaaatataattataagtatatatatatatataacataatattaCTAATATTCCTAATTATTCAATTACAATAGAatctttattttgttacaagaaaaatattttttaaggataaaatgaaaacaaaaaaatatatattttttttcaactaataaaacaaaaatacaatatatatatatatatatatatatatatatatatatatatatatatattatattttaccaaaattttatattctttaagaatatattaGTTCATTATgcttcttttttttttttttttaaaaaaaacattttattatcacaCAACAAAATGTTCAAACATATTTACacatgaaaaaaaaataataataatatattataattttatttttattttattgcttaaattaaaaaaataaataatatttatttatactcaaaaaaatttacaaaaCATACATTTGGAAGATTCCAGTTTTTATTAGTTCCATTATATTGTAATAAGCATGTAcacttatatattacatctaatttaataattttaaattaaaatatatatatatatatttatttatttatttatttgtaataCAAAACATCACAAAAAtaacatttaaaaaattttagtaataaataataattatgttattttttgtttttatcCTAGGGTTCATTTCTTATAGtgtatcatttttaaaatactATTCCcaataaaaaagaaaaaaaaaaaaaaagtaggttcataaaaaatgtagTGCCTTGAACaaaatacatacatatataaaatatatatatataggtatataatataattaattaatcttaatattttcaagATATGTTATTAGAATCATAGAATTTCATAAATTCTGtaatgaataataaatatagtAAAAATGTATAAGTTATATTCTtgcatataaaaaaatataaaaatataaatatcatattcattctaaattattaaagagaaatatttatatattaaaccttattatatatataaattgtATTGACActacaaaataaaataaataaataaatatatatatatatatatattatttaatatacaATATTTAACGCATCAGAAATGTTATAATTCGaatgttatattattaaataatataaattgATCAAAAGTTCATGTAAcactttttatataaaaaatatataagatatatatatatatatattattatttaaatacataatataatatatattatttattataataattacacataaaaggaaaaataaatatcatataaaaaataaatatatatatatatatatatatattaacttttttcatttttaaaatgatggtattttcttctattaaaatattccttttttctATTGTATTGGAACTTTTGTTATTATCAGATAgggtaaaaaaaataatgaacaaacatataatatatatatatatatattatttattattattcttattatatttgataaattagaaaaatatatataaaaactcattaataaataaatatgcttttattttttttacaattGTAGAACTTGATTCCTTCATGTTATGAAGATGTATACAGCTTCAAAAAAGTAACAAGacaaaatatatctataagAACCTTATCACAATGTTTGAATACACAACCAATAAGTAAAAAAYAATCAGTCGAAGATAAACTAAAGGAAAAGgtaataaaacaaaatgaagaCACAAATGAAAAACAGACAAGTATAATTGATGAATCTGAACAAGAAAATTCAATAGACTTAAATGATTATACTAACATTGGTTCAACTCTAAACCCAGATGAAATCCATAATTGttaatatgaaaaaaatatattccttGAAAAATAGTGTTCACGCATGATACCACCAACtactataaatatatacatataacgcttaataaatttttatgttaattttaaaacattCAACCAAACAAATTGTGTacaaattattaattttttcttatgtttaattatttcataaaccatttttctttttataaaatattttaatcTTTATTTGCCTCattacattattataaaaacatataatttatcatattcatttatCTATAATTTCAGCCTTTCCAAAATAaatcctttttttattttttattttttgcaatgtattttgttatagaaatttttatattgtataattttttaagaaCTGTACTAATAAAAAGGTACATTCAAATTATTGTAAATACATAAATGAGATAtttaacaaaataatagtTGGAAAATCACAAACattatgaaaaaagaaaaaaatattattatatatatttacgtggcttaatataattacagaaaatattatatatatatattaaatacttattaaaatattgacttcatttatattttattaattaatttcTTCATTGAACTCTATCCTTCCAAAATTTATCTTCATATATGCctttcttatttatttattttataagGCTATTATTGAACCTTTTCTTCtgttcatataatatttcatatattacAAATGAAGTTAAGGAAATGTATATTctaaatatgtttattatgatattttttcattcacttttacacacatatatttatttataaataatataacatgTGAACATTCAAT
This window of the Plasmodium gaboni strain SY75 chromosome 1, whole genome shotgun sequence genome carries:
- a CDS encoding ring-infected erythrocyte surface antigen, giving the protein QIAWKALSNQIQYSCRKIMNSDLSSFKHIGELKSLEKRAAIATAEEMKKRAEKLKKKRRRRAWLCCGGGDNEKVELQQDSVXXXRRRRAWLCCGGGDNEKVELQQDSVEEVGEQRINEYGDILPSLKASIKNSAVNFYDTVKDGEYLDDDSSDALYTDEDLLFDLEKQKYADMLSASEEDSVDENEEEGSVDENEEEQTVDENEEEPTVDENVEEQTVDENVEEQTVDENVEEQTVDENVEEQTVDENVEEQTVDENVEEQTVDESQVQEEISTIQENIEEAVSEVQQDSEVAPTIEIPDTLYYDVLGVGVNADMNEIAERYFKLADVYYENQKSDLSDFHNFRKVNEAYQILSDIDKKKWYNKYGYDGIKNVNFINPSLFYFLSSLDRFNYFTGTPKLVTLLRFVFEKRLSMNDFENKSKHLLKFLEEYQKEREAHVSESLLNIIQPYIDGNAEWNLPIIEKLEGVMRSHFAKPILESLRWTFKHVAKSHLKKSKKSIKKLKDGSQNNRKELSNINDNLMSTLKKYLGTSEQINSIIYNLENTNSNVDTNNKSINISDLSEKDQTKILETIVGNIVDISTADIEKTVFNAAEHILKDSSVDEKTITNRAKSLKELSDIMEKFAGNKKGAIKAKKYDTRDIVKNIIHGINTVKAEQEKEISNANVEENVEENVEENVEENVEENVEENVEENVEENVEENVEENVEENVEENVEENVEESVEGNVEESVEGNVEDVEEIPEEHNEQYDE
- a CDS encoding putative exported protein (Plasmodium exported protein, unknown function), which encodes MMVFSSIKIFLFSIVLELLLLSDRNLIPSCYEDVYSFKKVTRQNISIRTLSQCLNTQPISKKXSVEDKLKEKVIKQNEDTNEKQTSIIDESEQENSIDLNDYTNIGSTLNPDEIHNC